From the genome of Tachypleus tridentatus isolate NWPU-2018 chromosome 6, ASM421037v1, whole genome shotgun sequence:
CTAAGTCATAACGAGTTGTTGCTACATCTGTTCCAACAGGAAGACGTTGAAAACATACTTTCCAAAATAGAAACATTCACAAAAATTTGAAAGCCATTAAAATAAGTGTCTTTCAACGTAACGAACAAAGATTTTGCTGAGGAGAGTTGCTCAGAGAAATGGAAaagtgttcgtttgttttttactttcgcggaaagctactcgagggctatctgcgctaaccgtccctaatatagcagtataaaacttcagggaaggcagctagtcatcaccaccaaccgccaacttttgggctactcttttaccaacgaatagtgggattaaccgtaacgttataacacccccacgtctgaaagggcgagcatctttagtgtgacgaggattcgaacacgcgactcttTTACTGAGGAACAGTGGTATTGATTGTCACATCAAAACTACCTTCAAGGcggaaaaggcgagaatgtttggtgtgacgggattcgaacctgcgaccctcagattatgagtcgagcgctcaACGAcaaggccatgccgggccgaaacaaTATCTCATAATGCTATTTGTGAGGTATTTCTTTGCCCATTTTTATATTCATGTATTCTATATATAATCTTTATATTAGCTACGTgtatcgtttttttttcttttacgcgTGCAGTGTTCACACACATACACGCGCGCGCGCTTTTTGCTTTTTCCCCGACTGTAGTTGAAGGAACGAAAACAACACGTCGCTCTGTTACTTAAATACCAATTAAGTTTTAAGATATCCACCATACTTATACCTTATCagggaaaatattaattatacttcCTTCAAATAATGAGACGTTGCTAAATGCGGTTTGGGATCGGAAACATTACAAGATAAGTAGCGAATAAATAGCCAGGAAATGACTAGGCCTAACTTGTATCAATCAGTGGTATTTACCTCTCACGCGTTTGACATCGGAAATGTAGCTTCTCAAGAAAGTCGTCATTTACGGTTCGTATCCATGAATTTTCTCTAAACCTTTTACGATTCTTAGCTTGGCGCCTCTGGTTTATCTTCACGGAGGATGTACTGTGTTTCCACTTGTTAAGTTTTTTGGCTGCTTCGACGAGATGTTGGCCTTTTAAAAACTTAACCTGTATTCTAATCATTTTAGAGAAGCCTAAAAAGATTGCaacattttattttgtcagtaatttttaAACAGCATTGGTGCTAAGAGGTGTAATAATAGGATAGTTATATATGGGAGAGATAGGTGTCTTAacgtatttattttgttctttgaaagtaaccaCTTAactttattagatattttataaaagtttacttGTTTAATTAGGGTACcaatactttttattattctgaatACCCAGTAGGAATATACTGGATTAATTAAGGCATCGAGACATGGATACGTCTGAGTATCCGTAAGTTTTATTATGGGGATACAAACTCTCACTTCTGTCCCGATATGAATGTTTTGGTTCTTTTAGATAACTGTCATTTTCTAATACTTGTTATGGTCACTAATTTTGTCATATAATTGGTAATTTTTATTCTCTTACACTTTCTTAAAACAATGAGATTGTATTTTCAGTAGAAGCGCCAAACCTACGAAATTAGTCAAAAGTGTAAGATAAAGAAATGACGTTTCTACTCACGCGCtttattgttaaacataatttaaattttacgcAACTTTTTCACACAAATGACTCAACACACAACCAGAAGTGTCACTAGGTACTGGCACGAAGTGCCCGTGCCCAGAATTTCCTGTTAGTGTTCTGAAAAATCAGAAGAGCAAATCTTGACTGACGTTATACTGAAACGCCAAAAATTCGCACTCTATTATGAGTTCGAGTTCCGAATCTTTCAGTCACCAAGCGACGTTTCTTCACACAAGTTATTTTAGCTGCCGTCTTAGCACGATTAAGCTTTTGGAGGCTAATTATGAGAGCAAAATTTATGTAGGTCTTAAAGTCCAACAGATATTGTCGTGAAAACACGCGGAAAATATTCTGTGGGAGATAAAAACGTTCAACTTTCTCCGCGTGTAACGTTGGCCATGCCTATTTAGGTAGTAACTAATACGTGTAAACGAGCTAATCTGTTTCATAACTCTTAACTAGTAATATTGCTACGAGCTACCTTTGTAGGTCGATTAATAGACACGAGAGCTAGCAGAATTCTAACATTAAGTATTATTACTTGATGTAAAAACTAATTGAACCATCCAACAGGATACGTGTGTGCGCGATAAAGCCGTGGGACGTCGTCTGTTTCATAAGTGATGTAACAAGATTCGTCCCACAGATGGTATCAGTAGCAAAAAGACGTCTGGTTGAGGAAATATGAGCTTCAGAAAGCTGGAATAATCTAGGGAAGAATCTAGAATTTTCAGGTCAGCGCTTACAGATGAAGCAATGCACACAGATGACTGCGGTCAGTCTTACCAAAGTCTAgtgtttaaactttttattattcGTAATTTTAGTTTGAAATGTTAATGTCTCTTTTCTACAGAATATTATCTTTTGCAATGTTTCTGTACATTGGAGAAACCCTTTGAATTTATTCGGAATCGTTGTATGTACATATAGATACAATCAGTTCAACTTCTAATCACGAGAAGACCCAATCTGGAAGAACTTCGAGCAAGTCCTTATTCGCTGGAGCCCAGATTGTGGGCGAACTTAAACAGGAAATTGGAGTCCTTGGCCATAGCATGAGGTACGGTATAGAATAAAGTTACATCTTCCTGTCTTACTATCGAAATTCAATCAGATTTATTTTCAGCCCTCATATTATCCAGTTGTTTTTATACCATTCACTACCAGCAGGGGTATTCTACATATTAAATCATATTGACTAATGCTACGTCTTTTTTCCTGCTACAACATTCATGTTGATGAGTTTGCCAAAACCTTTATGAAagcattaatttataaaatgcttgtttgtttgtttgttttgaatttcgcgtaaagctactcgagggctatctgcgttagccgtccctaatttagcagtgtaagactagagggaaggcagctagtcatcaccacccaccgccaactcttagactactcttttatcaacgaacagtgggattgaccgtcacattataacgctcccacggctgaaatggcgagcatgtttggtacgactgggattcgaacccgcgaccgtcggattacgagtcgaacgcctcaacactcttggccatgccgggccttataaaACGCACAGTTGAATATAGCAGTAATTGATGGGATTAGCTGTGACATTAACGATTATTCACGTTTGTTATGTGATTTATTACACCGTCAAAATTAATAATCCATTATTATTTGTCAAATAATAAACGATAATCAGTATGGTCGCATGGTATTGAAACacctaaaatattttagattgCTAGTGACCAGGAAATGACAATACGTCCAATCAAACACAAACAGCTTAAATTCAACTTCTGCAAAAGTCGTTTTATCTTCAATTTGATTCGTTATTCCAGGCTTACTGATGAACCACGAACTCGGTAAAACGAGTCTAATgcagtgagtttgtttgtttggtttgttttgaatttcgcacaaagctcccgagggctatctgtgctagctgtccctaatttagcagtgtaagactagagggaagacagctagtcatcaccacccaccgccacctcttgggctactcttttaccaacgaaaagagggatttaccgtcacgttataacgcccccacggttgaaagggcgagcaagtttggtgcgaccgggattcgaacccgcgaccctcggtttacgagtcgaacgccttaacacacttggccatgccgggccgactgcAGTGAGAGTAGCCAACCAAGGATTAGATTAATCCTTTATTTCAGTCTTCACTGAAATTCACGTTTTGGCGAAAGAAGAAATTGATACATAGATCCATAAACATTTTGGCTCATAAACAGTTCAGCAAGATATGatttaaaagaaggttcataaagaTTATTTAGGTAACTACGTGGCCAGTTCGTGGTTATACAAATGTTATTAacgttttgtatataaattagttTTCGTTTAAATGCACAAtgaacgaaacaaacaaaatggagTTCATAACGaatatgtattttcttacagTTAGTGgggacaaatatattattaaaatttcgtTTAaccgacgctaaaatcaggggtttgattcccctcgatgggctcagcagatagcccgatgtggctttacaaaaagaaaagacacacacacgCCCGTTTAATCCTGTTGAATGATAAACAAAGTTTTTTCTTTcgtttgtttctgttgttgttgtaaaaacaCATGTAGAGACAGCTATTAGTGTAGATAAGAAGGTAAAATATTAAtcggttttattgtttataataccTGTTTTTGTTCAGTTAGAATATCTGCTTTTGTGATCTCGTTTTATTGTGTTGATTCTAGAGCAATTAACCTTAACTTGAAATCTCGTGaaggtttgtttctttcaatcaaaaagaaaaaaaatacaaactgtaaGAGCTAAGAAATTGACATTTTCTAACAAGTTTATAATTACGCAACTTTATACCTATTTCCCGCTGCCAGATGCTGTTttcatatatatgcatatataataatctataataacaactgtatacATAGAAATATACTCTAGGTGTCATACTGAGCTAATGTAGATGTCACATTAAATGAACATCATAACGCAATGTTATACCCTGATTGTATTAATCGATAATTCCAGTATCCATGCAGTTTAGGTGATATAAATTTTTCACTATTTGGGTTGACTTATTTTAAGGCTTTGATATCTCTCTCCAAAACGATAAACAAACATTAGGTTAGTAAACATAGGTTTAATATATATGAAGAATGAAGctcaaaattgtttatttgaagcTTTCTATTGTTTGTATGTGCAGGTTATCTGACCATTTGAACACAACACCAGAAGATCCAGAAGACACTGACCACCAAGAAAAGGAATATAAATGTGAGAAGTGTCCAAAAACTTTTAACTGGAAAAGTAACTTGATTCGCCACCAGGTGTCACACGACGATTCTCGTAACTATATGTGCGaaaattgtaataaagtatttacaGATCCCAGTAACTTGCAACGTCATATCCGTTCACAGCACATTGGAGCCCGTTCTCATGCTTGTCCAGACTGCGGAAAGACCTTCGCGACCTCTAGTGGCCTTAAGCAACATATGCACATCCACAGCAGTGTGAAGCCGTTCCGCTGTGAAGTTTGCTTGAAAGCTTACACTCAGTTTTCTAATTTGTGTCGCCATAAAAGAATGCATGTTAACTGTCGAATGCAAGTCAAATGCTACCAGTGTGGACAGAGTTTTCCCACAGCCTCGTCTTTGTCCAAACATAAAAGGTTCTGCGAAGGAAATGGGCTGCAACAAGATGACAGTGTTATACCTAACAAGTCCAACTACCTTGAAAGCCCAGAAATATCCTCAAACTCTTTGAAAACGACGCCCACATCACTACCGTTCTACCATAAGCAGTTGTGTGTCAATTATCCCCCAAATATCATGGGTTGCCCCATGTTTCCCATGCCGCCACTGCTTTCTTTTCATCCCTTCTTACCTAATAACCAGTTCTCAACAGCAATTAATAGTCTTCATCACAACCAAATTCAGGCTTATAGTAATGCATCAGGAGAATCCGACTTGACTCCACTAGGGTCCAATTATGAAAGCAAAGACTCCGAAATATCAGAAGACCAGAGATCAGATGGAGAAGATGTCTCCATGTCTCTGAGCGAAGAGGAAGAAGATTCCTCTCACTTATCTGACAATAACAATTGCAATTTGAAATACGACTCCGCTGCCGAATACATTAAAGAGCCCATTGCGTTTCACAAAGGGTATCAACAGACGAAAAATGTGAAATCTCCTTTTCAATTCTTTCCGCCATCgagtaaaaaattaaagtttgaagagaacACGTTGACTGATGACGTTTCTTCTGTGCCTTTTGACCTAAGCAGATCTTCTACTAATAAGAAGACGAGTGACACGAAAGAGGAAATAAAAGAGATTGATAACAAGCTGACCAGTGACGAACCACTCGACTTACGGGTAACATCAAGTAAAGACGTTCCGGATATTTCTAATgataaaatttatgaaacaaaaaccgaggctattaatttaaagaaagaacCTCAAAAGCCAGAAAcggaagaaaaaacattaaatacatcaTTGAAAAATGGAGATAAATGGCTCATTACTGCGACCGAAACAAACGTGGTTAATTCGTTTAACCGGATGAAACAACCACAAAATATTCTACCTCAGTTTTCGAATGTATTGGGACCCCCAACTGTTAGTATGCCTTACAGAGGTCCACTTTTTAACCCTAGTTTTACGAGTGGCGCTTTTAGTCCTTTCGGTTACATTTCTTCCTATTTCAACCCAGGCAAAGGAATCCTGGAAGACGCGAGTCCTTTACTGTCTAGGAAACACAAAGAGCGTTATTCTTGCAAGTTTTGCGGTAAAGTGTTCCCTCGCTCGGCCAATCTCACTCGCCATCTTCGGACC
Proteins encoded in this window:
- the LOC143254329 gene encoding MDS1 and EVI1 complex locus protein EVI1-A-like isoform X2, whose translation is MHTDDCDTISSTSNHEKTQSGRTSSKSLFAGAQIVGELKQEIGVLGHSMRLSDHLNTTPEDPEDTDHQEKEYKCEKCPKTFNWKSNLIRHQVSHDDSRNYMCENCNKVFTDPSNLQRHIRSQHIGARSHACPDCGKTFATSSGLKQHMHIHSSVKPFRCEVCLKAYTQFSNLCRHKRMHVNCRMQVKCYQCGQSFPTASSLSKHKRFCEGNGLQQDDSVIPNKSNYLESPEISSNSLKTTPTSLPFYHKQLCVNYPPNIMGCPMFPMPPLLSFHPFLPNNQFSTAINSLHHNQIQAYSNASGESDLTPLGSNYESKDSEISEDQRSDGEDVSMSLSEEEEDSSHLSDNNNCNLKYDSAAEYIKEPIAFHKGYQQTKNVKSPFQFFPPSSKKLKFEENTLTDDVSSVPFDLSRSSTNKKTSDTKEEIKEIDNKLTSDEPLDLRVTSSKDVPDISNDKIYETKTEAINLKKEPQKPETEEKTLNTSLKNGDKWLITATETNVVNSFNRMKQPQNILPQFSNVLGPPTVSMPYRGPLFNPSFTSGAFSPFGYISSYFNPGKGILEDASPLLSRKHKERYSCKFCGKVFPRSANLTRHLRTHTGEQPYKCKYCERSFSISSNLQRHVRNIHNKEKPFKCSLCDRSFGQQTNLERHLKKHESTLFDGSLSVIEEDEDKDPQIATASPNHPKSPFTREVGGNQSSESLYSTNSEEEQEVDMFCEEIGEASIKQSEPIKPHGDCELGPFETKPEFKGTPLNSPVPSRLSWNVISKNTNSARKLQCREKDVVNKQGIELTTKTNTEGPYATTGNTYMVMV
- the LOC143254329 gene encoding MDS1 and EVI1 complex locus protein EVI1-A-like isoform X1, which codes for MRETLSLVDTISSTSNHEKTQSGRTSSKSLFAGAQIVGELKQEIGVLGHSMRLSDHLNTTPEDPEDTDHQEKEYKCEKCPKTFNWKSNLIRHQVSHDDSRNYMCENCNKVFTDPSNLQRHIRSQHIGARSHACPDCGKTFATSSGLKQHMHIHSSVKPFRCEVCLKAYTQFSNLCRHKRMHVNCRMQVKCYQCGQSFPTASSLSKHKRFCEGNGLQQDDSVIPNKSNYLESPEISSNSLKTTPTSLPFYHKQLCVNYPPNIMGCPMFPMPPLLSFHPFLPNNQFSTAINSLHHNQIQAYSNASGESDLTPLGSNYESKDSEISEDQRSDGEDVSMSLSEEEEDSSHLSDNNNCNLKYDSAAEYIKEPIAFHKGYQQTKNVKSPFQFFPPSSKKLKFEENTLTDDVSSVPFDLSRSSTNKKTSDTKEEIKEIDNKLTSDEPLDLRVTSSKDVPDISNDKIYETKTEAINLKKEPQKPETEEKTLNTSLKNGDKWLITATETNVVNSFNRMKQPQNILPQFSNVLGPPTVSMPYRGPLFNPSFTSGAFSPFGYISSYFNPGKGILEDASPLLSRKHKERYSCKFCGKVFPRSANLTRHLRTHTGEQPYKCKYCERSFSISSNLQRHVRNIHNKEKPFKCSLCDRSFGQQTNLERHLKKHESTLFDGSLSVIEEDEDKDPQIATASPNHPKSPFTREVGGNQSSESLYSTNSEEEQEVDMFCEEIGEASIKQSEPIKPHGDCELGPFETKPEFKGTPLNSPVPSRLSWNVISKNTNSARKLQCREKDVVNKQGIELTTKTNTEGPYATTGNTYMVMV
- the LOC143254329 gene encoding MDS1 and EVI1 complex locus protein EVI1-A-like isoform X3 → MRLSDHLNTTPEDPEDTDHQEKEYKCEKCPKTFNWKSNLIRHQVSHDDSRNYMCENCNKVFTDPSNLQRHIRSQHIGARSHACPDCGKTFATSSGLKQHMHIHSSVKPFRCEVCLKAYTQFSNLCRHKRMHVNCRMQVKCYQCGQSFPTASSLSKHKRFCEGNGLQQDDSVIPNKSNYLESPEISSNSLKTTPTSLPFYHKQLCVNYPPNIMGCPMFPMPPLLSFHPFLPNNQFSTAINSLHHNQIQAYSNASGESDLTPLGSNYESKDSEISEDQRSDGEDVSMSLSEEEEDSSHLSDNNNCNLKYDSAAEYIKEPIAFHKGYQQTKNVKSPFQFFPPSSKKLKFEENTLTDDVSSVPFDLSRSSTNKKTSDTKEEIKEIDNKLTSDEPLDLRVTSSKDVPDISNDKIYETKTEAINLKKEPQKPETEEKTLNTSLKNGDKWLITATETNVVNSFNRMKQPQNILPQFSNVLGPPTVSMPYRGPLFNPSFTSGAFSPFGYISSYFNPGKGILEDASPLLSRKHKERYSCKFCGKVFPRSANLTRHLRTHTGEQPYKCKYCERSFSISSNLQRHVRNIHNKEKPFKCSLCDRSFGQQTNLERHLKKHESTLFDGSLSVIEEDEDKDPQIATASPNHPKSPFTREVGGNQSSESLYSTNSEEEQEVDMFCEEIGEASIKQSEPIKPHGDCELGPFETKPEFKGTPLNSPVPSRLSWNVISKNTNSARKLQCREKDVVNKQGIELTTKTNTEGPYATTGNTYMVMV
- the LOC143254329 gene encoding MDS1 and EVI1 complex locus protein EVI1-A-like isoform X4, giving the protein MCENCNKVFTDPSNLQRHIRSQHIGARSHACPDCGKTFATSSGLKQHMHIHSSVKPFRCEVCLKAYTQFSNLCRHKRMHVNCRMQVKCYQCGQSFPTASSLSKHKRFCEGNGLQQDDSVIPNKSNYLESPEISSNSLKTTPTSLPFYHKQLCVNYPPNIMGCPMFPMPPLLSFHPFLPNNQFSTAINSLHHNQIQAYSNASGESDLTPLGSNYESKDSEISEDQRSDGEDVSMSLSEEEEDSSHLSDNNNCNLKYDSAAEYIKEPIAFHKGYQQTKNVKSPFQFFPPSSKKLKFEENTLTDDVSSVPFDLSRSSTNKKTSDTKEEIKEIDNKLTSDEPLDLRVTSSKDVPDISNDKIYETKTEAINLKKEPQKPETEEKTLNTSLKNGDKWLITATETNVVNSFNRMKQPQNILPQFSNVLGPPTVSMPYRGPLFNPSFTSGAFSPFGYISSYFNPGKGILEDASPLLSRKHKERYSCKFCGKVFPRSANLTRHLRTHTGEQPYKCKYCERSFSISSNLQRHVRNIHNKEKPFKCSLCDRSFGQQTNLERHLKKHESTLFDGSLSVIEEDEDKDPQIATASPNHPKSPFTREVGGNQSSESLYSTNSEEEQEVDMFCEEIGEASIKQSEPIKPHGDCELGPFETKPEFKGTPLNSPVPSRLSWNVISKNTNSARKLQCREKDVVNKQGIELTTKTNTEGPYATTGNTYMVMV